The genomic region CAGCAGACCGATCCGGCTCCACAGTGGTGGAGCCGGCCCGACGGCACGGCGGACGCGCGCCGCGAAGGGGTCCCCTCCCCGCGGCCCGAAGGCGTGACCGACGGCGAAGCCCAGGACGAAGACCGGCCCGCGCCCCAGGACGAGGCCCGGGCCGACGCGCAGGCGGCGGTCCGTGCGGTGCGCTACGACCCCTGGGGCGACCAGCCGTTGCAGGCCGTGGACCGGGGCAGGCGTGGCCCCGGCTTCCGGCTGTGGCAGGTCGCGGCCCTCGCCGCGGGTACCGCCCTGCTGGCCGGCGGGATCGGCGGGTACCTCGGCGTGCTCGCCGAGCGGCAGAGCAGCACCCGCCTGGAACTGCCCCAGGCGGCCGTCGCCGACAAGGGCCGCGCGCCGGAGAGCGTCGCGGGCATCGCGGCCACGGCCCTCCCCGGCGTGGTCACCCTGCACGTGCGGGGCGCGTCGAGCAGCGGCACCGGCACCGGCTTCGTACTCGACCAGCAGGGCCACATCCTGACCAACAACCACGTGGTCGCCGACGCCAAGGAGATAACGGTCACCTTCAGCACCGGCGAGAGCGTCACCGCCGAGCTGGTGGGCCGCGACTCCGGGTACGACCTGGCCGTGGTCAAGGTCAGCGGGGTGCGGGGGCTCCAGCCGCTGAGCCTCGGCAACTCCGAGAACGTGAAGGTCGGCGACCCGGTGGTGGCCATCGGGGCCCCGTTCGACCTGTCCAACACCGTCACCGCCGGCATCATCAGCGCCACCGGCCGGCCGGTCACCGCGGGCGGCGACAAGGGCGACGGCAGCGACATCAGCTACGTGGACGCCCTCCAGACCGACGCCCCCATCAACCCCGGGAACTCCGGCGGCCCCCTCCTCGACGCAAAGGCCCACGTGGTCGGCATCAACAGCGCGATCCGGGGCGCCGACAAGGACGATCCCGCGCGGCAGGGCGGCTCCATCGGGCTCGGTTTCGCCATTCCGATCAACCAGGGCAAGCGCGTCGCCGAGGAGCTCATCCGCACCGGCCGCGCCACGCACCCCGTCATCGGGGTCACCCTGGACATGCAGTACACGGGTGACGGCGCCCGGGTCGGGGACAAGGGCGAGGACGGCAAGCCGGCCGTGACCGCCGGCGGCCCGGCCGCCCGCGCCGGAGTCAAGGCCGGCGACGTGATCACCAAGGTCGACGGCCAGCGCGTGCGCGGCGGTGACGAACTGATCATCAAGATCAGGGCCCACCGCCCGGGGGACCCGCTGACCCTCACCGTGCTCCGCGAGGGCCGCGAGCGGACACTCGAAGTGGTCCTCGGATCGGCAGACGGCTCTTAGGAGCACTGGGGTACCGTGTGTCCGGGCCCGCAGTGAAGAGAGCCGAGGAGCGGCAAGGTGTTCAACGACATAGGAGCACTCGAACTCGTCACGATCGTGGTGCTCGCCATTCTCGTCTTCGGCCCGGACAAACTGCCCAAGGTCATTCAGGACGTGACGGGCGTCATCCGGAAGATCCGTGCGTTCTCGGACAGCGCCAAGCAGGACATCCGCTCCGAACTCGGCCCGGAATTCAAGGACTTCGAGTTCGAGGACCTGAACCCGAAGACCTTCATCCGCAAGCAGCTGACCGAGAACGAGGACCTCAAGGAGCTCCGCAGCAGCTTCGATCTCCGCAAGGAGCTGAACGACGTCACCGACGCCGTCAACAGCAAGGAGACGGACCTCCCGTCGGCCGCCACGCCCGGCGACGGCACCGGTCCCGACCTGCTGAAGAAGCCCGCCGCGCCCGCCTCCGACCAGCGCGCCCGCTTCGACGCCGACGCCACCTGACGCGCGACCTGCCCGGCGATCGGGGGTGGGATGGCTATCCTCCATGAGTCCGGATCCAGGATGCCCGCGGGGGGCTGGCCGTTCCGGACCCCACGGAACGAGAGGCCGCTCAGATGGAGACGACGAGCAGTAGTCGGGTAGGGGCGCAGACCGCCGATACGCCCGCCCACGCCGCCGCACCCGCGCAGGAACCGCAGACCACCACGCAGCCGCAGGAGGCCGCCGCTCCCGTCCCGGCGGCCCGCCGGACGGCCGGGGGGTTCCTGGCGGCCGACTTCCCCTGGTACGGGCTGGACGGGGCCTTCACCGGCCCCCGCTGGCTCATGCAGGTCGGCACCGGCGCCGACGGCACCGTCGAGCACGGATCCACCGGCCACGGCGACGAGCCGTCCGCCCGCGGCGAGATCGCCACCGGTGAGAAGGAGCGCTTCGCGGTGGTCGTCACCGTCGCGAGCAACCCGGTCCGGCGCAGCGGCGACGGCACCGGCACCCTGGAGGCCACCTCGGTCTCCTCGGCGGCCTGGCTGGCCGGGTCGGGGCTGCTGGCCTACAGCTGGCCCGGGCAGATGGACCACTCCCTGCGCAGCGACTGGCTCGACCAGCAGACCGAGGCCGCGTGGGAACTCGCGGACGATCTCGCGGGGCCGGACTGGTCGACGCTGTCGCTGCCGGTGGACGGGGAGCCGACGCCGTTCCACTACCGCGAGTCGGAGTTCGGCTGGGTGCTCGCCGGGTCCACCAGCAGCGGGGTGCACCTCGGCGCCTACGGCCGGGGCATGAGCGCGTACGGCCTCGGCTTCTCGGTCATCGGCGACCTGGCGGCGTACGAGTAGGGGTCGCGCGGGCAACGCGAAGGGGCGCCGCTCGTCGAGCG from Streptomyces sp. NBC_00190 harbors:
- a CDS encoding S1C family serine protease, giving the protein MADRQQTDPAPQWWSRPDGTADARREGVPSPRPEGVTDGEAQDEDRPAPQDEARADAQAAVRAVRYDPWGDQPLQAVDRGRRGPGFRLWQVAALAAGTALLAGGIGGYLGVLAERQSSTRLELPQAAVADKGRAPESVAGIAATALPGVVTLHVRGASSSGTGTGFVLDQQGHILTNNHVVADAKEITVTFSTGESVTAELVGRDSGYDLAVVKVSGVRGLQPLSLGNSENVKVGDPVVAIGAPFDLSNTVTAGIISATGRPVTAGGDKGDGSDISYVDALQTDAPINPGNSGGPLLDAKAHVVGINSAIRGADKDDPARQGGSIGLGFAIPINQGKRVAEELIRTGRATHPVIGVTLDMQYTGDGARVGDKGEDGKPAVTAGGPAARAGVKAGDVITKVDGQRVRGGDELIIKIRAHRPGDPLTLTVLREGRERTLEVVLGSADGS
- a CDS encoding sec-independent translocase, giving the protein MFNDIGALELVTIVVLAILVFGPDKLPKVIQDVTGVIRKIRAFSDSAKQDIRSELGPEFKDFEFEDLNPKTFIRKQLTENEDLKELRSSFDLRKELNDVTDAVNSKETDLPSAATPGDGTGPDLLKKPAAPASDQRARFDADAT